Below is a window of Jatrophihabitans sp. DNA.
GGGCGTCGTGTGCGTCACGACGTTCATGCTGTTGCTGGACGTCACCGTGGTCAACGTCGGGCTTCCCAACATCCGCGAGTCCCTGGATGCGAGCTTCGCCGAGCAGCAATGGGTGATCGCGGCCTACACGCTCACCATGGCCGCCTTCCTGCTCACCAGCGGCTCGCTGGCCGATCAGCTCGGCCGCAAGCGGATCTTCACCAACGGGCTGGTGCTGTTCACGCTCTCATCGTTGGTCGCAGGCCTGGCCGTCAATCCCCTGATGCTCGAACTGGCGCGCGGCGCCCAGGGATTCGGCGCAGCCATGTTGTTCGCCGTCGGGCTGGCGCTGATCGCTCAGGAGTACCACGGAGCCCGCGACCGTGGCATGGCGTTCGGGATCTGGGGCAGCGTCGGTGGCCTCGCCTTCGCGTTCGGCCCCTTGGTCGGCGGCTTCCTCACCAACTCGCTGAGCTGGCGGTGGATCTTCCTGGTCAACGTGCCGATCGGGGCAGTCGTGCTTATCGCTGCCCTGGCACGCCTGCGAGAGTCGCGCGACCCGCGCGTCCGCAGCATCGACTGGGCCGGGATGTCCCTGTTCGGAGTGGCCCTCGCGCTGCTGCTCTTCGCATTCATGGCAGGCAACTCGATGGACTGGGACTGCCCGCCGGTCCTGTTCGCCTTCGGATTCGGCGGGGCGGCCCTGGCCGCGTTCGTGGCCGTGCAACACGCCAAGGGCGACGCGGCGATGCTGGACCTGTCACTGTTCAAGAACCGGTCGTTCAACGGCGTGGCGTGGGGGACCCTGCTGTGCAACGCGGCCAGCCTGGCGACCATCTTCCTGCTGATCTCCTACATGCAGAACGTTCTCGGCTACTCGGCCTGGGACACCGGCCTTCGGTTCATGCCCCTGACCCTGACGCTGTTCGTCGTCGCGGTCCTCACCGGCCGGCTCGGCAGCCGATTCCCCCCGGGAATGCTCCTCGGGATCGCCATCTCGCTGATCGCCGTCGGTCTGGGCCTGGTCACCCTGGTCAGCACGGACAGCGAGTGGACCGCGCTGCTGCCCGCCCTGATCGTCACCGGCGCCGGAATGGGCATGTTCAACCCGCCTCGCGCGGCGGTGACCATCGGCGTGGTCGGCCCGGCCCGAGCGGGCATGGCCTCAGGAATGGGCCAGACGTTCCAGCAGGTCGGCGTGGCTCTGGGTGTGTCCGCTTTCGGCGCGCTGTTCGAGCGTTGTGTGGTGCTCGACTTCACGCAGTCGGCGGTCGGCAAGCAGCTCGGCGATCAGGCCGACTCGGTGGGCCATGCCTTCGCCTCTGGAGACGACCTGCCGGGTGGCATCTCTCCTGCCCTGCTCGACTCGGTCACGGCGGCAGGAAACGCCGCGTTCGTCCGCAGCCTGACCGAGGTGGTCATGTTCTGCGCGCTCCTGGCGGCCGTTGGCGCGGTGCTCGTGTTCAGCCTGATCAGGAATCGCGACCTGCACGAGAGCGCACTCGGCGCCGGTGTGCCCAGAAGCACCGACGCCGGGCTCGCCGCTGGTCCGCACGCTGCGCATGTCCACCCTCAGGCGCACGTCCACTCTCCGGCGCACGTCCAGCCCCAGCCTCAGGCCCATGTCCACCCTCAGGCGCACGTCCACCCTCAGGCGCCTACTCAGCCCCAGTCGCAGCCGCAGGCGCACGCCCAGCCCCAGGCCGAAGCGGCTGACCACCGGCACACCGAGAGGGCAGGCCCGCCGACTCGGTGACCGCGCGCAGCGCTGGCTGTTCATCGCCAGTGCTGTGTGACATATTACTGAGATGACTCGGGTGGTCGTCGTCGGCGCCGGCATCGTGGGCGCCGCGTGCGCCTTCTACGGCGCTCGCGCGGGCTTGGAAGTCACCGTCCTGGAGCGCGGGGCCGTCGCCGCCGGTACGACAGGCGCCGGAGAAGGCAACCTGTTGCTGTCGGACAAGCAGGCCGGTCCAGAGCTCGACCTGGCATTGCGGTCATCGACGCTGTGGGACGAACTCGGCGCGGAACTGGGCGAGGAGGCTTTCGAGCTCGAGCGCAAAGGGGGCGTGGTAGTCGCCGCCAGCGCTGAGGGGCTCGCCTCGCTGCGGGCGTTCGCAGCCGTTCAGCGCGACCTCGGGGTGGCCAGCGAGCCGCTGGACCAAGCTCAGCTCCACGAGGCCGAACCGCACCTGTCCCCCGCCTTGGCCGGCGGCGCCTTCTATCCGGGCGACATGCAGGTTCAGCCCGCGCTGGCCGCCGCGAGCCTGCTCGCCGCGGCCCGGGGCCACGGCGCGGTCCTGCGCACCGGTGTCGAGGTCATCGGCGGCGTGCTGGCCGACGGGCGGCTGAGCGGGGTGCGCACCAGCGCTGGAGTGACGCCCGCGGATTTCGTGGTCAACGCCTCCGGAACCTGGGGTGGGCAGGTATCGGCCCGGCTGGGCGCCGCGGTGCCGATCCTGCCGCGGCGCGGCTTCATCCTGGTCACCGAGCCGCTGCCACGGGTCGTGCGGCACAAGGTGTACTCGGCCGACTACGTGGCCAACGTCGCCTCGGACAACCCCGGCCTGGAGATGTCGCCCGTCATCGAGGGGACCCGGTCGGGGCCGGTGCTGATCGGCGCCAGCCGCGAACGGGTGGGATTCGACAAGAGGATCTCCCTTCCGGTGGTGCGGCAGCTCGCGGCGCTGGCCATCACCCTGTTTCCGGTGCTGGCCGACGTCCAGCTGCTGCGCGTGTACGCCGGGCTGCGTCCCTACTGCCCCGATCACCTTCCCGTCATCGGCGCCGATCCGCGGGTCCCAGGACTGCTGCACGCCTGCGGGCACGAGGGCGCCGGCATCGGCCTGGCCCCTGCCACCGGAGAGCTGATCACCGACCTGATCACCGGGCGGGCGACGCGTGTGGACCCCCGGCCCTTCGGCCCGGAGCGCCTGATCGGACAGCTGGCATGACCGGATTCACCTTTGACGACCGGGAGATCGACTTCACCGAGGGCCAGACCGTGGGCGCCGCGCTGATCAACGCCGGCATCTACAGCTGGCGGGTGACGCGCCGGCGCGCGACCCGCCGGGGCCTGTTCTGCGGCATCGGCGTCTGCTACGACTGCCTGATCAGCGTCAACGGCGCGGCGAACCAGCGCGCATGCCAGGTCAGGGCCACCCCCGGCATGACGGTCAGCACCCAGACCGGGACAGGCCACGATGACCTCGCCTGCTGACACCCTCGCGCAGCCCTCGGTGGCCGTCATCGGCGCAGGTCCAGCCGGCCTCGCCGCAGCCGTGCACGCAGCCGAGCAGGGCGCCGCCACGACCCTCATCGACTCCGCGGCACGGCTGGGCGGGCAGTACTGGCGCCACGACAAGGCCGTCCTGGACGGCTCCGTTGCCACTTCGCTGCGCTCCTCCCTCGTTCCTCGGTCGATGCTCGCTCAGCCGTCCGGCCTGCACCACGACGTCGCGACCTACCATGACCTGCTCCGCCGATTGGAGGACCTCGTCGCGGCACGGCGGCTCACCGTCCACCTCGAGCACCACGTCTGGTCGCTGCAGGTCGAGCAGTCGGGTTGCTCGATCGCAGCCGTCGACCGCCGCGACCCCGACCGGCCAGGCGAGCTGCGCGTGCGCGCCGCCGTCGTCGTGCTAGCGGTCGGCGCCTATGACCGGCAGGT
It encodes the following:
- a CDS encoding DHA2 family efflux MFS transporter permease subunit, whose amino-acid sequence is MSAESMVGRAQVGHPAGAPARGWTLGVVCVTTFMLLLDVTVVNVGLPNIRESLDASFAEQQWVIAAYTLTMAAFLLTSGSLADQLGRKRIFTNGLVLFTLSSLVAGLAVNPLMLELARGAQGFGAAMLFAVGLALIAQEYHGARDRGMAFGIWGSVGGLAFAFGPLVGGFLTNSLSWRWIFLVNVPIGAVVLIAALARLRESRDPRVRSIDWAGMSLFGVALALLLFAFMAGNSMDWDCPPVLFAFGFGGAALAAFVAVQHAKGDAAMLDLSLFKNRSFNGVAWGTLLCNAASLATIFLLISYMQNVLGYSAWDTGLRFMPLTLTLFVVAVLTGRLGSRFPPGMLLGIAISLIAVGLGLVTLVSTDSEWTALLPALIVTGAGMGMFNPPRAAVTIGVVGPARAGMASGMGQTFQQVGVALGVSAFGALFERCVVLDFTQSAVGKQLGDQADSVGHAFASGDDLPGGISPALLDSVTAAGNAAFVRSLTEVVMFCALLAAVGAVLVFSLIRNRDLHESALGAGVPRSTDAGLAAGPHAAHVHPQAHVHSPAHVQPQPQAHVHPQAHVHPQAPTQPQSQPQAHAQPQAEAADHRHTERAGPPTR
- a CDS encoding FAD-dependent oxidoreductase; protein product: MTRVVVVGAGIVGAACAFYGARAGLEVTVLERGAVAAGTTGAGEGNLLLSDKQAGPELDLALRSSTLWDELGAELGEEAFELERKGGVVVAASAEGLASLRAFAAVQRDLGVASEPLDQAQLHEAEPHLSPALAGGAFYPGDMQVQPALAAASLLAAARGHGAVLRTGVEVIGGVLADGRLSGVRTSAGVTPADFVVNASGTWGGQVSARLGAAVPILPRRGFILVTEPLPRVVRHKVYSADYVANVASDNPGLEMSPVIEGTRSGPVLIGASRERVGFDKRISLPVVRQLAALAITLFPVLADVQLLRVYAGLRPYCPDHLPVIGADPRVPGLLHACGHEGAGIGLAPATGELITDLITGRATRVDPRPFGPERLIGQLA
- a CDS encoding (2Fe-2S)-binding protein, with protein sequence MTGFTFDDREIDFTEGQTVGAALINAGIYSWRVTRRRATRRGLFCGIGVCYDCLISVNGAANQRACQVRATPGMTVSTQTGTGHDDLAC